A section of the Marinoscillum sp. 108 genome encodes:
- a CDS encoding bifunctional precorrin-2 dehydrogenase/sirohydrochlorin ferrochelatase, with translation MNEVGLSEGNVLFPVFLKLNQIQTVVVGGGNVGLEKVEALLKNDPKARIRIIAPLILPALQVLADGSEFIEILNRKVRGGDLKGADLLILATDDYSLHEKLKRKAKKLRLLTNVADTPDLCDFYLGSTVKKGDLKIGISTNGKSPTFAKRFREVLEDILPDSTPELLNQLKTIRDDLKGDFNEKVERLNEITSVLTKKGK, from the coding sequence ATGAATGAAGTAGGTCTTTCTGAGGGTAATGTGTTATTTCCGGTTTTTCTAAAGCTCAACCAGATACAGACCGTGGTGGTGGGTGGAGGAAATGTGGGCCTGGAAAAAGTAGAGGCATTGCTGAAGAATGATCCCAAGGCTCGAATAAGAATTATTGCTCCGTTGATCCTTCCAGCCTTGCAAGTGCTTGCTGATGGATCGGAGTTTATAGAAATATTAAATCGTAAAGTCAGGGGTGGCGACCTGAAAGGTGCTGACCTTTTGATACTCGCTACTGATGATTATTCGCTTCATGAGAAACTGAAGAGAAAGGCCAAAAAGTTAAGATTGCTGACAAATGTTGCCGACACCCCTGACCTTTGCGACTTTTACCTGGGGTCTACTGTGAAAAAGGGAGACCTGAAAATTGGGATTAGTACAAACGGGAAGTCACCCACTTTCGCCAAGCGATTCAGAGAGGTGTTGGAAGATATTTTGCCAGACAGCACACCTGAATTACTGAACCAGCTGAAAACAATACGAGATGACCTGAAGGGAGATTTTAATGAGAAGGTAGAGCGCCTCAATGAGATCACTTCAGTCCTCACAAAGAAAGGAAAGTAA
- the mce gene encoding methylmalonyl-CoA epimerase produces MVRIEHIGIAVKDLDKANALFQKLFGTPSYKEEVVDSEHVTTSFFGIGPNKVELLQAGAPESAISKYIDKKGEGIHHIAFEVDDILAEMERLESEGFELINKAPKKGADNKLVCFLHPKSTNGVLVELCQEVKS; encoded by the coding sequence ATGGTTAGAATAGAGCACATTGGTATCGCAGTAAAGGATTTAGACAAAGCCAATGCGCTTTTTCAGAAGCTTTTTGGAACCCCCTCTTACAAGGAGGAGGTGGTGGACTCTGAGCATGTGACCACTTCATTCTTTGGGATTGGCCCCAATAAGGTGGAATTGCTTCAGGCTGGGGCTCCGGAGAGTGCCATTTCGAAATATATTGATAAGAAGGGGGAGGGCATTCATCACATCGCCTTTGAGGTGGATGATATTCTGGCAGAAATGGAGCGACTGGAATCCGAAGGGTTTGAATTGATTAACAAAGCACCCAAAAAAGGTGCAGATAATAAGCTGGTGTGTTTTTTACATCCCAAAAGCACCAATGGCGTCCTGGTAGAGTTGTGTCAGGAAGTGAAGTCCTAA
- a CDS encoding phosphoadenylyl-sulfate reductase: MESDSRLLELNDRYGNLTYLDRLKMLFGEFEPEEILVTTSFGSTSIALIHMISKVAPRHPVHLINTGYLFKETIQYRDQLINEFDLNVVDVQPRERSHEFTSNHKVWEGNPDFCCFINKVEPLNALKKGKKVWVSGLLGFQNENRAGKRIFEESQGLLKFHPIIDMSQEDLNLYRTIYELPAHPLLYKGFGSIGCVQCTKKGVGRAGRWEGKEKTECGLHL; this comes from the coding sequence ATGGAATCCGATTCGAGACTTTTGGAACTTAATGACCGATACGGCAATCTTACTTATCTGGATCGATTGAAAATGCTCTTTGGTGAGTTTGAGCCAGAGGAGATCCTGGTGACCACCTCCTTTGGGAGCACCTCCATAGCGCTCATTCACATGATTAGCAAGGTGGCTCCACGCCACCCGGTTCACCTGATCAATACAGGGTACCTTTTTAAGGAAACCATTCAGTATCGCGATCAGCTCATCAATGAGTTTGATCTGAATGTGGTGGATGTTCAGCCAAGGGAGCGCTCCCATGAGTTTACGAGCAATCATAAGGTTTGGGAGGGCAATCCGGACTTTTGCTGTTTTATCAATAAGGTAGAGCCATTGAATGCCTTGAAGAAGGGTAAGAAAGTATGGGTGTCAGGTCTATTGGGTTTTCAAAATGAAAATCGTGCGGGAAAGAGAATTTTTGAAGAGTCTCAAGGGTTACTGAAGTTTCATCCCATCATTGATATGAGTCAGGAGGACCTGAATCTCTACCGTACCATATATGAGCTTCCCGCTCATCCGCTTTTATACAAGGGGTTTGGGTCTATCGGCTGTGTGCAGTGTACCAAAAAAGGAGTAGGAAGAGCAGGAAGGTGGGAAGGTAAAGAAAAAACCGAGTGCGGGCTGCACTTATGA
- a CDS encoding iron-sulfur cluster assembly accessory protein yields the protein MINVTDKAKERLAELRIEEGHSPAHNVRVAVKGGGCSGLMYDLLFDNTLTESDEVFEDKGVKVIVDKKSMLYLLGTTLDFSDGLNGKGFQFINPNASRTCGCGESFAV from the coding sequence ATGATCAATGTAACCGATAAAGCAAAAGAGAGGCTCGCAGAGCTAAGAATAGAAGAAGGACACTCACCGGCACATAACGTGCGTGTTGCTGTCAAAGGTGGCGGTTGCTCCGGTTTGATGTATGACTTACTTTTTGACAATACACTTACTGAAAGCGACGAAGTTTTTGAGGACAAAGGAGTAAAGGTGATTGTGGACAAAAAAAGCATGCTCTATTTATTGGGCACCACGCTGGATTTCTCTGATGGACTGAACGGCAAAGGATTTCAGTTTATCAACCCGAATGCCTCACGTACCTGTGGCTGCGGCGAGAGCTTCGCGGTATAG
- the cobA gene encoding uroporphyrinogen-III C-methyltransferase, with product MTKTPKLTLVGAGPGDPELITVKGVKALQKADVVLYDALVDPELLSYAPDAVHIPVGKRAGKSSVSQDTINHLIVQYAKEMGHVVRLKGGDPFVFARGCEEKAIAERHGIEVDVVLGISSVMLPGYFGIPLTCRGVNQSFTVVTATTSEGTLSEDVLRAAEHSPTTLFFMGLGKIDLIARAYVEFGRGDLPAAIISKGSHADGDVIKGKAKDIAAIAAKAKPEAPALLIFGEGAAQASNQQQVNTWWEAAKSEVA from the coding sequence ATGACGAAAACACCAAAACTTACGCTCGTGGGCGCTGGTCCCGGAGATCCTGAGCTGATCACTGTGAAAGGTGTGAAGGCTCTACAAAAAGCTGATGTAGTCCTGTATGATGCGCTGGTGGATCCTGAGCTTTTGAGCTATGCGCCAGATGCGGTGCACATACCTGTGGGCAAAAGGGCAGGCAAGTCTAGTGTGTCGCAGGATACGATCAATCACCTGATTGTGCAATATGCCAAAGAGATGGGCCATGTGGTGCGTCTTAAGGGTGGAGATCCGTTTGTTTTTGCACGCGGGTGTGAAGAAAAAGCGATTGCTGAGAGGCATGGAATAGAGGTGGACGTGGTGCTGGGTATCAGTAGTGTGATGCTGCCGGGCTATTTTGGGATACCACTGACTTGCCGTGGGGTCAATCAAAGCTTTACGGTGGTGACTGCTACTACCAGTGAGGGTACGCTCAGCGAGGATGTACTCAGAGCTGCTGAGCATTCACCTACCACTTTATTTTTTATGGGATTAGGTAAAATAGACCTGATTGCGAGGGCATATGTGGAGTTCGGACGGGGTGACTTACCCGCAGCCATTATTAGCAAGGGTTCTCACGCTGATGGAGATGTCATCAAAGGAAAGGCAAAAGATATAGCGGCCATAGCAGCCAAAGCGAAACCTGAGGCACCAGCACTTTTGATTTTTGGAGAAGGGGCTGCCCAGGCTAGCAACCAGCAGCAGGTGAATACCTGGTGGGAAGCAGCTAAATCCGAGGTAGCATGA